The following are encoded together in the Kribbella voronezhensis genome:
- a CDS encoding substrate-binding domain-containing protein — translation MHFITRTARLSVAAVALTGLLALTACGGSDGNSVAGANDKIGVSLITKDSSNPFFVAMQKGAKEEAAKNNVDLTVASGKADGDEQGQVQAIENAIAQGQKGILITPNGPGVNSAIKKARDAGLYVIALDTPPDPADTVDITFATDNFEAGKLIGQWTAKQLGGKPATIALLDLFNDKVVSVDYNRDQGFLTGLGVDTKDAKKNGDEAKSGSYGSGSYTIVCNEPTKGAEDGGRSAMENCLTKNSNINVVYTINEPAAVGAYNALKAAGKTSGVLVVSVDGGCAGVKSVKDGVIGATSQQYPLKMASLGVESIAKIARGGDKPKNSDGLDFFNTGVALVTDKAAPGVTSIDTAKAGTLCWG, via the coding sequence ATGCACTTCATCACCCGTACGGCGCGCTTGAGCGTCGCCGCGGTCGCCCTGACCGGACTGCTCGCCCTGACGGCCTGCGGCGGATCCGACGGCAACTCGGTCGCCGGTGCGAACGACAAAATCGGCGTCTCGCTGATCACCAAGGACTCCAGCAACCCGTTCTTCGTCGCCATGCAGAAGGGCGCCAAGGAGGAGGCCGCGAAGAACAACGTCGACCTGACCGTGGCCTCCGGGAAGGCCGACGGTGACGAGCAGGGCCAGGTGCAGGCGATCGAGAACGCGATCGCGCAGGGCCAGAAGGGCATCCTGATCACCCCGAACGGCCCCGGTGTGAACAGTGCGATCAAGAAGGCCCGCGACGCCGGGCTGTACGTGATCGCCCTCGACACCCCGCCGGACCCGGCCGACACCGTCGACATCACCTTCGCCACCGACAACTTCGAGGCCGGCAAGCTGATCGGGCAGTGGACCGCCAAGCAACTCGGCGGCAAGCCCGCGACGATCGCGCTGCTCGACCTGTTCAACGACAAGGTCGTCTCCGTCGACTACAACCGCGACCAGGGCTTCCTCACCGGCCTCGGGGTCGACACCAAGGACGCGAAGAAGAACGGCGACGAGGCGAAGTCGGGATCGTACGGCTCCGGCTCGTACACGATCGTCTGCAACGAGCCGACCAAGGGCGCCGAGGACGGCGGCCGGTCCGCGATGGAGAACTGCCTGACCAAGAACTCGAACATCAACGTCGTCTACACGATCAACGAGCCGGCTGCCGTCGGCGCCTACAACGCCCTGAAGGCGGCCGGCAAGACGTCCGGGGTCCTGGTGGTCTCGGTCGACGGGGGCTGCGCCGGGGTGAAGTCGGTGAAGGACGGCGTCATCGGTGCGACGTCCCAGCAGTATCCGCTGAAGATGGCCTCCCTCGGTGTCGAGTCGATCGCCAAGATCGCCCGTGGCGGCGACAAGCCCAAGAACAGCGACGGGCTCGACTTCTTCAACACCGGGGTGGCACTGGTCACCGACAAGGCCGCCCCGGGCGTGACCAGCATCGACACCGCCAAGGCCGGCACGCTGTGCTGGGGATGA
- the vanX gene encoding D-Ala-D-Ala dipeptidase VanX yields the protein MNSDFVFVDDFVPGVRWDAKYATWDNFIGKPVDGYLANRIVGTRALCTALQSAQEKAESLGLGLLLWDGYRPQRAVDCFLRWSQQPEDGRTKLRHYPRIDRSEMFDQGYVSAKSGHSRGSTVDLTLYDLTTGELAPMGGDHDLMDPVSHHGAAGVTEVEAAYRQYLRSIMEDCGFRSYACEWWHYTLTDEPYPTTYFDFPIV from the coding sequence ATGAACTCCGACTTCGTGTTCGTGGACGACTTCGTGCCGGGGGTCCGCTGGGACGCCAAGTACGCCACCTGGGACAACTTCATCGGCAAGCCCGTCGACGGCTATCTGGCCAACCGGATCGTCGGCACCAGAGCCTTGTGTACGGCGTTGCAAAGCGCCCAGGAGAAGGCTGAATCCCTCGGCCTGGGCCTGCTGTTGTGGGACGGCTATCGCCCGCAACGAGCGGTGGACTGCTTCCTGCGCTGGTCCCAGCAACCGGAGGACGGCCGGACGAAGCTTCGGCACTATCCGAGGATCGACCGGTCCGAGATGTTCGACCAGGGGTATGTATCCGCCAAGTCGGGCCACAGCCGGGGCAGCACGGTCGACCTGACGCTCTACGACCTGACCACCGGCGAGCTCGCTCCGATGGGCGGCGACCACGATCTGATGGATCCGGTCTCGCACCATGGCGCAGCCGGAGTCACCGAGGTCGAAGCGGCGTACCGGCAGTATCTTCGGTCGATCATGGAGGACTGTGGTTTCCGCTCGTACGCCTGCGAATGGTGGCACTACACGTTGACGGACGAGCCCTACCCGACCACCTACTTCGATTTCCCGATCGTCTGA
- a CDS encoding GNAT family N-acetyltransferase, giving the protein MEIRPVQLADAGAVNELLAVLGYPQGEPQDTARRINAWSDDPSGVVYVAEEAGVVAGVIAVQLCPFFEREGSWGRITALVVSERARRRGVASQLMAAGESFARERGCVRMEVTSRQERSDAHEFYRRYGYDDQTGKSSRFLRDLSLVERRDG; this is encoded by the coding sequence ATGGAGATACGACCGGTCCAGCTCGCAGATGCGGGCGCGGTCAACGAATTGCTCGCCGTGCTCGGCTACCCGCAAGGTGAGCCTCAGGACACGGCGCGCAGGATCAACGCATGGAGTGACGACCCGTCGGGCGTCGTCTACGTCGCCGAGGAAGCCGGGGTGGTGGCCGGCGTGATCGCGGTACAGCTCTGCCCGTTCTTCGAGCGGGAGGGTTCCTGGGGCCGGATCACGGCGCTGGTCGTCTCCGAACGAGCTCGCCGGCGTGGTGTCGCGTCCCAGCTGATGGCAGCGGGGGAGTCGTTCGCGCGGGAACGTGGGTGCGTCCGGATGGAGGTCACCAGTCGGCAGGAGCGGTCGGACGCGCACGAGTTCTACCGCCGGTACGGATATGACGACCAAACGGGTAAGTCGTCCCGCTTCCTGCGCGACCTGTCACTGGTCGAGCGGCGCGACGGGTAG
- a CDS encoding sensor histidine kinase, giving the protein MDRQPGWSVRLKLTLSYAAVIMLSGGMLLAVVWVFLLRYVPAVMRTPTPGSGPHWPAGPDRAALVSAFAPKAAAMLVFLLFFGLVGGWILAGSMLSPLTRITNATRLAANGSLSHRVHLEGRQDEFRELADAFDTMLERLEAHDAEQQRFAANASHELRTPLAITQTLLDVARNDKDGDTGELIDRLRYVNTRAIDLTEALLLLSRANQRAFTRGHVDLSLAAEEATETLLALAEKHGVALETSGDQAPTIGSHALLLQMATNLVHNAIVHNLPEQGTVWVRTSVEPGNVVLTVENTGEKVTPQALSTLTEPFQRGSQRIRTDHAGVGLGLAIVKSIAQAHDGSLTLTPRAAGGLIVTVKLPVAPLDQ; this is encoded by the coding sequence GTGGATAGACAGCCCGGCTGGAGCGTCCGGCTCAAACTGACGCTCAGCTACGCGGCGGTCATCATGCTTTCCGGCGGCATGCTGCTCGCCGTTGTCTGGGTGTTCCTGTTGCGCTACGTCCCCGCGGTGATGCGCACGCCCACCCCCGGCAGCGGCCCGCACTGGCCGGCCGGACCGGACCGCGCCGCCCTGGTGAGCGCGTTCGCCCCGAAGGCGGCGGCGATGCTCGTCTTCCTGCTGTTCTTCGGGCTGGTCGGCGGCTGGATCCTTGCCGGCAGCATGCTTTCGCCGCTGACTCGCATCACCAACGCCACCCGGCTGGCCGCGAACGGATCGCTGTCGCACCGGGTCCACCTGGAAGGCCGGCAGGACGAGTTCCGCGAACTCGCCGATGCCTTCGACACCATGCTGGAGCGGCTGGAAGCCCACGACGCCGAGCAGCAGAGGTTCGCGGCCAACGCTTCGCACGAACTGCGTACCCCGTTGGCGATCACGCAGACGCTGCTCGACGTGGCCCGCAATGACAAGGACGGCGACACAGGAGAACTCATCGACCGTCTCCGCTACGTCAACACCCGAGCGATCGACCTGACCGAAGCCCTGCTCCTGCTCAGCCGCGCGAACCAGCGTGCCTTCACTCGCGGCCACGTCGACCTGTCACTGGCCGCGGAGGAGGCAACCGAAACGCTGCTCGCCCTCGCGGAGAAGCATGGTGTCGCCCTGGAGACATCCGGCGACCAGGCGCCCACCATCGGTTCGCACGCGCTGCTGTTGCAGATGGCAACGAATCTCGTGCACAACGCGATCGTCCACAACCTGCCGGAGCAGGGCACCGTGTGGGTCCGGACCAGCGTCGAGCCCGGGAACGTCGTACTCACGGTGGAGAACACCGGCGAGAAGGTCACGCCGCAGGCGCTCTCCACCCTCACCGAGCCGTTCCAGCGGGGCAGCCAGCGCATCCGCACCGATCATGCGGGTGTCGGCCTCGGCCTGGCGATCGTCAAGAGCATCGCCCAGGCGCACGACGGAAGCCTCACCCTCACTCCCCGCGCAGCCGGCGGTCTCATCGTCACGGTGAAACTACCCGTCGCGCCGCTCGACCAGTGA
- a CDS encoding M15 family metallopeptidase, with translation MGLVVVAAAVIGILVHRSSADPFTEVLRGDHGGPATEADGSLPDDATVFDDKYPGVANLDAKLLQALRDAAKDAADDGVTFYVNSGWRSPEYQNQLLREAISKYGSKEKAARWVATPDRSPHVSGHAVDIGRSEAKSWLSEHGAKYGLCPIYRNEPWHYELRPKAIEHGCPPMYADPTHDPRTRQ, from the coding sequence GTGGGCCTGGTCGTGGTGGCCGCCGCCGTCATCGGGATCCTTGTCCACCGGTCCTCTGCGGACCCGTTCACCGAGGTCCTGCGCGGCGATCACGGCGGTCCGGCGACCGAGGCCGACGGGTCGCTGCCCGACGATGCGACGGTGTTCGACGACAAGTACCCCGGCGTGGCCAACCTCGACGCGAAGCTGCTGCAAGCCCTGCGCGACGCGGCGAAGGATGCCGCCGACGACGGCGTCACGTTCTACGTCAACAGCGGTTGGCGCTCACCGGAGTACCAGAACCAACTCCTGCGCGAGGCGATCTCGAAGTACGGATCGAAGGAGAAGGCCGCTCGCTGGGTCGCCACCCCGGACAGGTCGCCGCACGTCTCCGGGCACGCGGTGGACATCGGGCGCTCGGAGGCGAAGAGCTGGCTGTCCGAACACGGGGCGAAGTACGGCCTCTGCCCGATCTATCGCAACGAGCCCTGGCACTACGAGCTACGACCGAAGGCGATCGAGCACGGGTGCCCGCCCATGTACGCCGATCCGACGCACGACCCGAGAACGCGGCAGTGA
- the vanA gene encoding D-alanine--(R)-lactate ligase, producing MRIGILFGGCSEEHPISLKSVQEVAKNLDPDKYEPFYLGITNSGAWMLCDRPGPDWENGRCRPAVLSPDRDTRGLLVLEDGKYETIELDVVLPVLHGKLGEDGAIQGLLELSGIPYVGCDIPSSALCIDKSLAYLVARSAGIATPEFWILTADEQVDPEQVSCPVFVKPARSGSSFGVNKVARPEDLPAAVEAARKYDSKVLIEAAVVGSEVGCAVLGIDPDLVVGEVDRISLSHGFFRIHQESDPESGSDNSTPIVPADISAAARSLVRETAKAIYRAFGCRGLARVDMFLTEDGAVVLNEVNTLPGLTSYSRYPRMMAAAGLSLGEVIDRAVSLALTGKLR from the coding sequence ATGAGGATCGGAATTCTGTTCGGGGGATGTTCCGAGGAGCACCCCATCTCGCTCAAGTCCGTGCAGGAGGTTGCGAAGAACCTCGACCCGGACAAGTACGAACCGTTCTACCTCGGGATCACCAACAGCGGCGCCTGGATGCTTTGTGACCGCCCGGGCCCGGACTGGGAGAACGGCAGGTGCCGGCCCGCCGTACTGTCACCGGATCGGGACACCCGCGGCCTGCTCGTCCTGGAGGACGGCAAGTACGAAACGATCGAACTCGACGTCGTGTTGCCCGTGCTGCACGGCAAGCTCGGCGAGGACGGCGCGATCCAGGGCTTGCTGGAGCTTTCCGGCATCCCCTATGTGGGCTGCGACATCCCGAGTTCTGCCCTGTGCATCGACAAGTCTCTGGCCTATCTGGTCGCCAGGAGCGCCGGGATCGCCACGCCGGAGTTCTGGATCCTCACGGCCGACGAGCAAGTCGACCCCGAGCAGGTCAGCTGTCCCGTGTTCGTCAAGCCGGCCCGCTCGGGATCGTCCTTCGGCGTCAACAAGGTCGCTCGGCCAGAGGACCTGCCGGCCGCGGTGGAGGCGGCACGAAAGTACGACTCGAAGGTGCTGATCGAAGCGGCCGTCGTCGGCAGCGAGGTCGGTTGCGCCGTGCTGGGCATCGATCCGGACCTGGTCGTCGGCGAGGTCGATCGAATCTCCCTGTCCCACGGCTTCTTCAGGATCCACCAGGAGAGCGATCCGGAAAGCGGGTCCGACAACTCGACCCCGATCGTCCCCGCGGACATCTCCGCGGCGGCGCGCTCGCTCGTGCGGGAGACGGCCAAGGCGATCTATCGCGCCTTCGGCTGCCGCGGGCTGGCGCGGGTCGACATGTTCCTCACCGAGGACGGAGCGGTCGTCCTCAACGAGGTCAACACGTTGCCCGGCCTCACGTCGTACAGCCGCTATCCGCGGATGATGGCGGCCGCGGGGTTGTCGCTCGGCGAGGTGATCGACCGGGCGGTGTCGTTGGCGCTGACGGGGAAGCTGCGATGA
- a CDS encoding ABC transporter permease, with protein sequence MTVQSAAPGAAEKELARREHTPGQRIQHLLHQHPALSPAIILLLTVVCFTAVNSRFSNPAALSLLVQQTAVIAALAVGQTLIILTAGIDLSVGAITILSTMVMATLAAENGWPAGLALAAGVVLGLLAGALNGILVTRIGLPPFIVTLGTLSIFTAIALLYSGGQSIQNNRLPALLNWTGDGFAIGRFTITTGVLIVIGLYLVLGFALSQTAWGRHVYAVGDDPEAARLSGVRSRRVLFSVYAVAGLIYGIAGWALIGRAGAASPNAIVDANLDSITAVVIGGTSLFGGRGGLLGTLLGALIVQAFTIGLSLAGVDAQYRLFAVGVLVIVAVSVDQWIRKVRS encoded by the coding sequence ATGACCGTCCAGAGCGCCGCCCCCGGGGCGGCCGAGAAAGAGCTGGCGCGGCGCGAACACACGCCGGGCCAGCGGATCCAGCACCTGCTCCACCAGCACCCCGCGCTCAGCCCGGCGATCATCCTGCTGCTCACGGTGGTCTGCTTCACCGCCGTGAACAGCCGGTTCTCCAACCCCGCGGCGCTTTCCCTGCTGGTTCAGCAGACCGCGGTGATCGCGGCGCTGGCGGTGGGCCAGACGTTGATCATCCTGACCGCGGGCATCGATCTGTCGGTCGGCGCGATCACGATCTTGTCCACCATGGTGATGGCGACCCTGGCGGCCGAGAACGGCTGGCCGGCCGGCCTCGCGCTGGCCGCCGGGGTCGTCCTGGGGCTCCTGGCCGGTGCGCTGAACGGGATCCTGGTGACCCGGATCGGCCTGCCGCCGTTCATCGTCACCCTGGGCACGCTGAGCATCTTCACCGCGATCGCCCTGCTCTACTCGGGCGGTCAGAGCATCCAGAACAACCGTCTCCCGGCCCTGCTCAACTGGACCGGTGACGGCTTCGCCATCGGCCGGTTCACGATCACCACCGGCGTACTGATCGTCATCGGTCTCTACCTCGTCCTCGGGTTCGCGCTCAGCCAGACCGCCTGGGGCCGGCACGTGTACGCGGTCGGCGACGACCCCGAGGCTGCGCGGCTCAGCGGTGTCCGCTCACGCCGGGTGCTGTTCAGCGTGTACGCCGTCGCGGGTCTGATCTACGGGATCGCGGGCTGGGCGCTGATCGGCCGCGCCGGCGCCGCCAGCCCGAACGCGATCGTCGACGCGAACCTGGACAGCATCACTGCGGTCGTCATCGGCGGAACGAGCCTGTTCGGTGGCCGCGGAGGTCTGCTGGGCACGCTGCTCGGTGCCCTGATCGTGCAGGCGTTCACCATCGGCTTGTCGCTGGCCGGAGTCGACGCGCAGTACAGGTTGTTCGCGGTCGGCGTCCTGGTCATCGTCGCTGTCTCCGTGGACCAGTGGATCAGGAAGGTGCGCTCGTGA
- a CDS encoding winged helix-turn-helix transcriptional regulator, which yields MPQEPARRRPRPGSRHPTRVRLSDGHLANVYSAACPSRQALDRLADKWTVLIVGTLERGPLRFGQLRDAIDGISEKMLTQTLRSLERDGLVARRDHGTMPPQVDYRLTEIGTTLAAPVAAIRAWAEHYIVDIEAARSAHDQNQP from the coding sequence ATGCCTCAAGAGCCGGCGCGACGACGCCCGCGGCCAGGCAGCCGGCATCCCACCCGGGTCAGGCTGAGCGACGGACATCTGGCCAACGTGTACAGCGCGGCCTGTCCGTCCCGTCAGGCGTTGGACCGGCTCGCCGACAAGTGGACCGTTCTGATCGTCGGGACGCTCGAGCGCGGGCCGCTGCGGTTCGGGCAGCTTCGCGATGCCATCGACGGCATCAGCGAGAAGATGCTGACCCAGACTCTGCGTAGCCTGGAACGCGATGGCCTGGTGGCTCGCCGGGACCACGGCACGATGCCGCCGCAGGTCGACTACCGGCTGACCGAAATCGGTACGACGCTGGCCGCCCCGGTCGCCGCGATCCGCGCCTGGGCGGAGCACTACATCGTCGACATCGAGGCCGCCCGATCCGCACACGACCAGAACCAGCCCTGA
- a CDS encoding MBL fold metallo-hydrolase: MVDVAPREQLRIGRTTVTYLPDGEVRLSPSELFPASAPAGWTRYGTYLDADGRLPVSVGSFLVRTPSSAVLVDLGLGEVDFELPGVASFRGGRLLTSLADEGLSPDDIDAVLFTHLHHDHVGWTSNLAPAPSMAGHRVEGLTFAKARHFVDRREWEHWAGVDELVGPHPEAVQRPLAEVAQFFSDPGFDLPGLEILPTAGHTPGHVSIVVADPDSEQRLVILGDVMHTQAQVSEPTWNFRFDVDPDRSLRTRQEFLTRFAGSPDLIAGGHFANSVFGHIEALTTTHQWATMPQPAPVD, from the coding sequence ATGGTCGATGTAGCGCCGCGCGAGCAGCTCAGGATCGGTCGGACGACCGTGACGTACTTGCCCGACGGGGAAGTACGGCTCAGTCCGTCCGAGCTCTTTCCCGCGAGCGCGCCCGCCGGCTGGACGCGGTACGGGACCTACCTGGACGCCGACGGCCGGCTGCCGGTCAGCGTCGGTTCGTTCCTGGTCCGTACGCCGTCGTCCGCCGTACTGGTCGACCTCGGGCTCGGCGAGGTCGACTTCGAGCTCCCTGGTGTCGCGAGCTTCCGCGGCGGCCGCCTGCTGACGAGCTTGGCCGATGAAGGGCTGAGTCCCGACGACATCGACGCCGTACTCTTCACGCATCTCCACCACGATCACGTCGGCTGGACGTCGAACCTGGCGCCGGCGCCGAGCATGGCCGGCCACCGGGTCGAGGGGCTGACCTTCGCCAAGGCGAGGCATTTCGTCGACCGCCGGGAGTGGGAGCACTGGGCCGGCGTGGACGAGCTCGTCGGGCCGCATCCGGAGGCAGTTCAGCGACCGCTGGCCGAAGTCGCCCAGTTCTTCAGCGATCCCGGTTTCGACCTGCCCGGCTTGGAGATCCTGCCGACCGCCGGCCACACTCCCGGCCACGTGTCGATCGTCGTGGCCGACCCGGACAGCGAGCAGCGGCTGGTGATCCTCGGCGACGTCATGCACACCCAGGCGCAGGTGAGCGAGCCGACGTGGAACTTCCGCTTCGATGTCGACCCGGACCGCTCACTGCGGACCCGCCAGGAGTTCCTCACCCGCTTCGCCGGCAGCCCCGACCTCATCGCCGGCGGCCACTTCGCCAACTCGGTCTTCGGCCACATCGAAGCCCTGACCACAACCCACCAGTGGGCGACCATGCCCCAACCAGCTCCGGTCGACTGA
- a CDS encoding ATP-binding cassette domain-containing protein: MTATVNSSEATRVRVPILSARGLVKTFGRVIGLDGVDLDLYAGEVLAVIGDNGAGKSTLIKCLTGALIPDAGQLRLEDAPVAFRGPQDARAAGIETVYQTLAVAPALDIASNLYLGREERRPGILGSVFRMLDHRGMRDRATTAVRELGIQTIQNIQQTVETLSGGQRQAVAVARAAAFGSKVVVLDEPTAALGVKESQQVLEMIKGLRERGLPVILISHNMPHVWDVADRIHIQRLGRCAGVITPQSHTMTEGVAIMTGATNLQDS, translated from the coding sequence GTGACCGCAACAGTGAACAGTTCCGAGGCGACGCGCGTACGGGTCCCGATCCTGTCGGCCAGAGGGCTGGTCAAGACCTTCGGACGCGTGATCGGCCTCGACGGTGTCGATCTCGACCTGTACGCCGGCGAGGTGCTGGCCGTGATCGGCGACAACGGCGCGGGCAAGTCGACCCTGATCAAGTGCCTGACCGGAGCCCTGATCCCCGATGCCGGCCAGCTGAGGCTGGAAGACGCGCCGGTGGCGTTCCGCGGCCCGCAGGACGCCCGGGCAGCCGGCATCGAGACGGTCTACCAGACGCTGGCGGTGGCCCCGGCACTCGACATCGCCAGCAATCTCTATCTGGGCCGGGAGGAACGCCGGCCCGGAATTCTCGGCAGCGTCTTCCGCATGCTCGACCATCGGGGCATGCGCGACCGGGCGACGACGGCGGTCCGTGAGCTGGGAATCCAGACGATCCAGAACATCCAGCAGACCGTCGAAACCCTGTCCGGTGGCCAACGTCAAGCCGTCGCCGTGGCCCGCGCGGCGGCCTTCGGCAGCAAGGTCGTCGTCCTCGACGAACCGACCGCGGCGCTCGGCGTGAAGGAGTCCCAGCAAGTACTCGAGATGATCAAGGGCCTCCGCGAGCGCGGCCTGCCGGTCATCCTGATCAGCCACAACATGCCCCATGTCTGGGACGTGGCCGACCGGATCCACATCCAGCGCCTCGGCCGCTGCGCCGGCGTCATCACCCCGCAGTCCCACACCATGACCGAAGGCGTCGCCATCATGACCGGCGCCACCAACCTCCAGGACAGCTGA
- a CDS encoding response regulator transcription factor, whose translation MRVLVVEDEPLMAAAIRDGLRLEAIAADLAGDGDTALELLSINSYDIAVLDRDVPGPSGDEIAKSIVASGTGTPILMLTAADRLDDKASGFELGADDYLTKPFELRELVLRLRALDRRRSLNRPPVRELAGLRLDPFRREVYRDGRYVALTRKQFAVLEVLVAAEGGVVSAEELLERAWDENADPFTNAVRITVSALRKRLGEPWIISTVLGVGYRIDTTSDSEGGSGDRG comes from the coding sequence ATGCGTGTGCTGGTCGTCGAGGACGAACCCCTGATGGCGGCCGCCATTCGCGACGGCCTGCGGCTGGAGGCGATCGCGGCCGATCTCGCCGGTGACGGCGACACCGCGCTGGAGTTGCTGAGCATCAACTCCTACGACATCGCCGTCCTGGACCGCGACGTTCCCGGACCGTCCGGCGACGAGATCGCCAAGAGCATCGTTGCCTCCGGCACCGGAACGCCGATCCTGATGCTGACGGCGGCCGACCGGCTCGACGACAAGGCTTCCGGGTTCGAGCTCGGCGCCGACGACTACCTCACCAAGCCGTTCGAATTGCGCGAACTCGTGCTCAGGCTCAGGGCACTCGACCGCCGGCGCAGCCTCAACCGGCCGCCGGTGCGGGAGCTCGCCGGTCTGCGGCTGGATCCCTTCCGCCGGGAGGTCTACCGGGACGGCCGGTACGTCGCGTTGACCCGCAAGCAGTTCGCCGTACTGGAGGTTCTTGTCGCGGCCGAGGGCGGAGTGGTCAGCGCGGAAGAGTTGCTCGAGCGGGCCTGGGACGAGAACGCGGACCCCTTCACCAACGCCGTACGCATCACCGTGTCGGCTCTGCGCAAGCGGCTAGGAGAACCCTGGATCATCTCCACCGTGCTCGGCGTCGGCTACCGCATCGACACGACCTCGGACAGCGAAGGCGGGAGCGGGGACCGTGGATAG
- a CDS encoding GNAT family N-acetyltransferase: MKTYGPDLLSIADELTDAYVEIFTAPPWDARDPEETRTAFRHRLAEDVRRDGFVALVDHADDGSINGFVTGWITPAPFRTDRAYGRVADRLGAERVGELLVGAFEIDELGVRERARGTGLGRRLLEGLVAAHPRAWLLTWDQAHDTVAFYRRVGWIEPETLPGQENDIVVFLAPTHHA; this comes from the coding sequence TTGAAGACCTATGGGCCGGACCTGCTGTCCATCGCCGACGAGCTGACCGACGCGTACGTCGAGATCTTCACCGCACCGCCCTGGGACGCCCGGGATCCGGAGGAGACGCGCACGGCGTTTCGACACCGGCTGGCCGAGGATGTGCGACGGGACGGCTTCGTAGCGTTGGTGGACCACGCCGACGACGGCTCGATCAACGGGTTCGTGACCGGCTGGATCACGCCCGCCCCGTTCCGGACCGACCGGGCGTACGGCAGGGTGGCCGACCGGCTCGGCGCCGAGCGGGTCGGGGAACTGCTGGTCGGGGCGTTCGAGATCGACGAACTCGGTGTCCGCGAGCGCGCCCGGGGTACCGGCCTGGGCCGGCGCCTGCTCGAGGGTCTGGTCGCAGCGCACCCCCGCGCCTGGCTGCTGACCTGGGACCAGGCGCACGACACGGTCGCGTTCTACCGTCGTGTCGGCTGGATCGAGCCCGAAACCCTGCCTGGCCAGGAGAACGACATCGTGGTCTTCCTGGCACCGACACACCACGCCTGA
- a CDS encoding LacI family DNA-binding transcriptional regulator, whose protein sequence is MTTTLTHSGGGAERPARSTMKDVAALAGVSVKTVSRVVNGEPGASPAVRERILQAAERLDYRHNLGASTLRRKGARSGIVGALLQDVGNSFSAGLLRALEDVLRGAGLSVLAASLDEEPERERGIVSDLVARRADGLVLMPASDRHEYLLSEHRAGLPLVFVDRRPHGLDCDSVTVDNRLGAKLATAHLVAGGHRRIAMLSDLQQIETAKDRIDGYRAALVEAGIDFDPDLLVHSVRSEEEATRVVAGLLERPDPPTALVTGRNIITVGAVRALRSAGVIGKVALVGYDDFPLADLVEPALTVIRQDVRRIGTEVGQILLDRLGGDSGPPRRVVLEPALVIRGSGEIPPPVRR, encoded by the coding sequence ATGACGACAACGTTGACGCATTCCGGAGGGGGCGCCGAAAGACCGGCCCGGTCGACCATGAAGGACGTGGCCGCGCTGGCCGGTGTCAGCGTCAAGACGGTGTCGCGGGTGGTCAACGGGGAGCCGGGGGCCTCGCCGGCGGTCCGGGAGCGCATTCTGCAGGCCGCGGAGCGGCTCGACTACCGGCACAACCTCGGTGCCAGCACCTTGCGGCGTAAAGGCGCGAGATCGGGCATCGTCGGTGCCCTGCTGCAGGACGTCGGCAACAGCTTCTCCGCCGGCCTGTTGCGCGCTCTGGAGGACGTTCTCCGTGGAGCCGGCCTGTCCGTGCTGGCCGCGAGCCTCGACGAGGAGCCGGAACGTGAGCGAGGCATCGTCTCCGACCTGGTGGCCCGCCGCGCCGACGGGCTGGTCCTGATGCCGGCCTCGGACCGGCACGAGTACCTGCTGAGCGAGCACCGCGCCGGTCTTCCCCTGGTGTTCGTGGACCGCAGACCGCACGGTCTGGACTGCGACTCGGTCACCGTCGACAACCGGCTCGGTGCGAAGCTGGCGACTGCTCATCTGGTCGCCGGTGGGCATCGCCGGATCGCGATGCTCAGCGACCTGCAGCAGATCGAGACGGCCAAGGACCGGATCGACGGCTACCGTGCGGCCCTCGTCGAGGCCGGGATCGATTTCGATCCGGACCTGCTCGTGCACAGTGTGCGCAGCGAGGAGGAGGCGACCCGGGTGGTCGCCGGCCTGCTCGAGCGGCCGGATCCACCGACCGCGCTCGTCACCGGCCGCAACATCATCACCGTGGGCGCTGTCCGCGCCCTGCGGTCCGCCGGGGTGATCGGCAAGGTCGCCCTGGTCGGGTACGACGACTTTCCGCTGGCCGACCTGGTCGAGCCGGCCCTCACCGTGATCCGGCAGGACGTCCGGCGGATCGGCACCGAGGTCGGGCAGATCCTGCTCGACCGGCTCGGCGGCGACAGCGGTCCGCCACGGCGCGTCGTACTCGAGCCTGCACTGGTCATCCGGGGCAGCGGCGAGATCCCGCCGCCAGTGCGCCGTTGA